Within the Zea mays cultivar B73 chromosome 10, Zm-B73-REFERENCE-NAM-5.0, whole genome shotgun sequence genome, the region acttaattgggttggtatttacttatacttagtaattgctaataaaattttgaccaactttaaaagcaatgctcagctctaaccatcctctttggtaagccttacacttcacgtgagctcccacctttggcgagttcatgcacattattccccacaacttgttgagcgatgaacgtatgtgagctcactcttgctgtctcacacccccccccacaggtcaagagcaggtaccacaggatgaggcgcgtggaggatgctgtgatgagttcgtgagtggtctaggccgtcgtctcccagtcaactttgggttgctggatcgtttcctcatatgatgtaattatttaattattttatatagaactcctgttatatagtaaagatgtgacattcgatcctgtgccactatgcatcatatgtgtgagacttggtcccagcacacctggtgtttatgttcgcgcccgggctttggacccctaaaacccgggtgtgacaaggctagaccacacttaaatggaaataacccgtcaatccctcggatctagtccgacgaggccactgacaggatcaagtaccacagtctcactcgattgtgagtcacagagcaaatacaataaagcataaaatcatacattaaggagtattaaacttattacatcatcatcggagttttagcaaaagtagtcatcattgttcgaagtgcagcggaataaaactaacgataaataaacagagagatggggaagcttgtcccatcactcctcatgctcctcctcagccgaggcaggatcccactcgactatccaacccggtggcaagatggacggccaagtcactccagcaaccatgtcctccagagaacctgtaaaagttatgccacaagcaaggctgagtatactaatactcagctagacttacccggtgtgaggagtctactcctctacctctagacatgcagctgtttggctgtggggtttggttgccaaaagcactagctgagtttataaatcaagttttagctttatcaagttttagtgtgactctcttaagactagatgtgtactatctactcattcatggtaccaagcaaatttagcaatcaacatcttttgccacatcatcacatttccacttgttactcaatgcagtacaatggatcaagcagtctcattagctgcgagaagcagacgattcgaatcgagtttttatccttgcaaggtaaacctaaacacacgacgtggcaaggcactccatccccacacacatcaatcgtccccatcgattcctcgtcagcagatcagggctcaccgccttggcgtacaatgcctcactgaccccgactgccgtcgtgcagtgaccgcacttgtacccaccataaccggaatgggagaccatgtctcaggtcgcgtgaggggcaaagtctactgccaggttcaatcaggtactaggcttaccgatttaccatatttctcggcatgtgcttagtacgttcaaacgcttgacacaggtatccgcacgttaatccttattccaatttcatctcgtagaccacgcatccccatggatccgtgtccacagaccaagcatcaatatgatatgaaagtgggtacaaccaattcctgacctcgcgtgagtgctagaaaaatcactcgacttctaccgagatccctaattagcaaggcagctactcgacctagcatactagtatccatttcaacaaggattcctgagttcatgcaactagggtttcaatcaactcctacacttaagtgcacaatacaagcctacaaacattaagtgtagtaaaatatcatatagaacaggttatgcataaaaccggggcttgccttccaaagctggggcaggctctggtgctggattcgGGGCTACCTCcttagcaactccttgctccggcacgaggacgtactctccgtcggcgaggttgcaatctatcgaatgcaatgaataagaatatgtgtgccatgattatgcagaatTTAATAGCAATTACACCTTAGTGCTAAAAAACTAAGTTGGTTAATCATTTGGGTTTTTCTTGTTATAAGAGGTTCTTGGGGGTTTTAGGCTTATCGCTTTAGGTTTTGAGTTTCTTGCCTAAGCATAAATGGATTGAGACTTGGAATGCCTCTTTTTAGtgggtactcaaggggttttgctgggttagttagggtaacattagtctccactattaatttccctttttcattttctatttatgaattctagtgtgggtttgaactacaacagtactGTAActctttccaaaaattctgtgaaAATTTCAGTGGGTTACTAGTTGTCACTGTAatatgtcctataaatttgaggtggatactgattcagatactacttgtgcaaaattaacaaagataagttttaaaagagcactttacactatagctatgatttaattgaggtttctgtaccaaatattatttttgtccagatacataggtgatattaggtcTCTGTGTTAAAAACCACAGAAAAAGGCCtattggatatttagttgtgaacttctaaagttttatgccaaaaaggtgcttataactaacttgttatttgaaaaatatcaaacaacatattccatatttttcctatgttcataataacaaaatattagttatcccaaggtttggggtgttttctttttagggttatttttctagggttttttcaaggtttccttgtttttctaaattaaaaggtatctcctttcttttgtactaaacaaaggtataataaatttttctagtgaactgcaCTGAATAagagagctaacaaaaatgtgggtgccccctggttcttattttaaactacctttgatATTtcctctaactttaggctaaaaatgatttaaatggtaaaatCTACCTTAACTTAGTGTACAgagaggtttattatttttaaacagtttaggaagtgattaagaacttccctaaattttcttaaccccagtcaaatagtgtagctatttttccttatttcttttagcttttgaccagttaatcatttaaatcaaaactttaaagttttctgtaacacttaggggttttatatttttcctaagtagtttacattatttaggatctggcaaaattggttagactcgatttgggtaaaccaaactgaagttatgaatttttcaagttctgtttggatttaaattagaatttttaaaaggtttcctggaaaactactttgcaccaaAGACCCTaggttctttctaaatcaatcccTTCATTTATACCCATGTGCtattattcccctgagtcactgacagcgcacaaaaccccctggcctttcttcttcttcccccgaggtccctccccttatgtaaacagtagccgcagaaaggaaaagggtggcgCGCTTACCGGCAGTGAGAGAGGCccagcgaggggcggggttggcttcgggaggtcctggcggtcacaacgaggtacggctcgacgacggtggtggccggaatcgaccggtccacgtgcgcaggcgggtgaactcgtgggcggcgagtgctccggcctaaccacggcgatctagttcaatcaaacggcacgatgagctccacggggtgacgtagaggctgtgtgcagTGAATCAGAAAATGGCGCAGAGactcacccggtccacgtgcgtcggcggggttccgaactccaGCGAGCATGATTGCGCCTTTCCGGTGGcgggggtcctcggttcaagcctcGGCAAGCTTCATGGCCTCCCAGGGAAGCTACCtaggggcttggatcgagcggaggagggcgggaaacggttcggccacggtggttgtccttgggcggctctggcgggtcgcggagaggtcgccggagctatgggcgagctccgTGGAGTTCAGCGTTGGACAGAGGATGCAACGGGGAAAGTAGCcgggcactggggcgggctttatagccgtggcgcgggcgtggtcacgggcggccgcggacgcgcgggggttcgcgcacgggcgtgctctgagcgcgcccccgagtgtcagcccgcgttgaacacgtgtgtgtttgcttctgccatggttcaacgaccgattggagcaccttagcgtgaagatcttggcaaaacccttgtgtacggtctcttccctgcaccatatcctacctttttgatgtgagtcccaagccaagatacggtcgggATAGGGAGAtataggggtgagaagttgcctctgtcctagctgtccaaaccagGACAAAACctatgccaagtcatgtcaaacgacttagggtggggttcaactttctccagggtatTCCAGAGGTATTTtggtgccactttgtcaattgggtcaattggttttgaagtttgaatgagggtgaacatgtttgatctttggaaagggggtggttttggacttagaagaattctgatttttcttttgtgctcaccccttttgtgaatcttttggggcttttctaaaatctttttggggttactttcttactattatttgtagggtattaagtgcactacatcttttataatggGCCCAAGATATGATCAAGGGGTTTTAATAACTTTTTGGTCATGCTTACCTATAGTACTCCAATTGTCCACAGGGGGtgcattagggttttgggcaatttcTCCCCATTTAAAGTACATGGTAGGCCAACGCTTGACATCTAAGataggttgcacttacttaggatcttgagctccaactttggtgtacttttcccaacttaagtcacatgtgatgatgagcttacttgtgtagtcttgagtgaaaaccctaagtaacacctggggtgttacatatatatatatatatatatatatatgaacggTGTGTTTAATCTAGATAGTTTGTTGTAGTCTACAATCCAAATTGCATATGTGAGTTATCAACGTTTTCGTGATTGTTACACATGGAAGGCCCGTTTTCGTGACTAGTGCCGTTGTAACACACGGGTATTATaatagacacatatataaaataTATACATCAAAAGTTTTATATAAATCTATTAAATATTTAAAATAAATTTTATTTTGGGACCGAGGGAGTACGATGTTATCAATGTAATGGGGTCAGTACGATAAGACTACATTTAGAAAGCGCAATATCTTTTTTGGCATCCTAGTAGCAACAATCAATAAACTGGTACTATAATTTTAGTAGGTGCTTTTTTACGTTGGCATCAACTGTAGATTGATACaaagtgtgtttggtttgtggagtcactctatacttcatgaggtgatgcatcataagttcattccatcaattttggtggaatcaacccactcctcatgtatatactaattattagcttatgaggaatggGGTGGTGATAGATCAatccattctattccacaaaccaaataaaaaagtgaggagtgagaagatagaTCACgttattcctcaaaccaaacaccctaaaaATGTATGACATCTTATCGAGGACGATTCACACTGTTGGAGGATCTAGAACTAGGATCTATGGCGCGCGTTGAGCCCCCAAACATCTGTGGCTCCATGTATCTATGCGCAATACACAAAGGCACAAAGTTTCTAAAACATTTTTTGTTTAGAAGTGTCGGTCACATGAAAAGAGGTTTACCTTTGCATCTCATACATATCCACCCAATAAAAGGTCAGGCTTGCTAGTTAACGAAAGATGAAGTACAAATATAGGTGATATGGATCGCGATCCAAATATTTCTTCATGAAAAGTAAGGCCCttaataaattttagttcaaaaataaataggAATAGAGACCGATCCTAATCCGATTCGATTCTTAAATTTTCACCATAAACATCGAAATAAAGTCAAATTAccagttcgactggtgcaggccaATTCAACCGTTACAAGGGTGTTTAAACCACTTTGAACTAGTCCAACTACAAGAATAAATCTAGGCTACAAACAACGCGGAGAATAATGAGATATTCCTTTGGGCGAAGAACACAAGAGATATACTAAGTGAAAAGGATGATAAACCCGTGGAGACAAACTCCACACACACACAGTAAATCGCGCGATGCTTTTCTTGCCAAAGATAAAGCGCAACAAATGAATCAACGCAAGAACACAAAGATACAAgattttatcccgaggttcgcccAAACCACAAAGTTGCCCTAATCCCCATTGAGGAGCTCACAAAGGaccaggtctttttcaaccctaatcttcCACAAGTCAACCACCAAGGTCAAGGTAATCACTTTCTCAAACTTTGCTCAACGAGCAGGTGATACGAACTTCTTGGGGTCATCCATAAAGTTGGAGACTTCCAAGCAATCTCAACTGTCAAGGAACCCTAGGTTCAAAGAGTAACAAATCTGTGTAAGAGGTGTTTGCAACAAGCTCAAGATATGAGAAAGAGGGGAACAAGGAAATCCAAGTCCGGAATGAAGAACTTCAAACCTCACACCAAAGGGCTCCTTCAATCAAGCGATGAGAGGGAGATTCGGggtgtgtgtgtgagagagagagttaGGGCTTTTGTCTCCAAGTTGGTGAGCTTTGAATGCGGGGTGCAGCAGTAGTGAATGAGGAGAGAGACAAGGGGTCTCTCAAAAGGAGCTGACTATTGGAACTTTTTGCGTGGAAAGCAGTTGAACTGTGCCCAAACTCGGTTGAAAGGGTTTTGAGCAGAGCCAATCCAGGTTCAACTAGAAACTAAGTTGgcccaaaccggttgaaccgcccctgaggtCTGGTTCAGCCGCCTATGCCACAGTCTGCTAGTCTGACCTGCAGAGGGTGGCAGAACGGCTAGTCAGCCTTGACACCAGTTGAACCGCCCCCAGGATTGGTTCAACTGGGATCGAGCAGAGAGGTCACAGGAGAaaaccccggttcaaccgcccgggGGGAGGAGGGGTGGTTCAACTAGTTTTGAGCAGAGAGCTCCACTACTCAAGGCAGGTTGAGCTACCCCTTATGCAAGGTTCAACAGCTTTTGACCAGGGAGGTTCTCCAACTCCCAAAACCTCGCACCAGTTGAACCCTTAGAGTATCCAAAGACTTGGTTTTTGAAATAAGATTTTGAAATAGAGACTTGAGCTTTGCAAACACAATTACTTTTGGAGATCCCTCTTAATTTTACGGTGAATCCTACGACTTAAGAAATATAAAATTCAAAGCGGTCGTTGCACGGAATCACATGAAGCGCGccatatgatttatataattaaGCTACAACGCGTTCCTTTTTTGCTTACAATTAGAGTTTGTGTTCATTCTTTCTTTAAAACAACTGAACATAtattaggagcaaacttgttagaaacttTATTTGTTTTgtaatttaatcaccaaaaccctcaaatgGGTTGATTGCATTTACACTAAGTTTCTATGTAATAAATGAGCTCATAATAATAGGCATACTCAGTATTGGTAAGGCGATCCAAGAAAATCTATTGGCTAATTTTGTAGCCCCTCTTTTATCATACTCCAAAAAGAACTTATATACAATTTAACAAATTATAGTTCTTCAATTTTAGCTGGGATAACTATATCTTCTTAAATAGGTTCTTGTTCTAGAATCGTCCTTAAATAAGAAGGATCAACTCTAGATAACTCATATGGAGAAAGAAAATCATAGCTACTACAAATTACTCCCTCTAtcccaaattaaaattcgttttagatAATTATTAGATTCATATAATACTTGATGTATGCATTTTATATATGTGTATAGATTCATCATCATCCATATGAATATAGACATATAAACCAAGAGCTAAAATGAATAATATTTTGCGACGGAGGGGGTATTAAGCACGTGATGAttggttgatcttgatgaaccttAATCTCGCTCAGTATCTGAATAAAGGCATACTAAATTGTACATCTAAAATTGATATTTGCAAGCTTAGTAAGTCTGAGTGTGTAAATTGCAAGTATAAGGCTATCTCCAACCAGCTTACTCATCCATATctcctatttcaaactccactctgttGATAGTGTTGTATACAGTGTAAAAGAATGATTTGCACGACCATATGCCCTATCTGCTAGCCATAGACTAAGAAACTAGAGCACTTATGACAAGTTGGAGAAGTACAAGAAACCAGATCACTTATGACAAAGTTGTAACTTGCATATACTGAAAACTAGATAAGAACTTGAGACAAGTTAAAAGtgaactagtcggttgcccgtgcgttgcgacggctcacaataaTATCCacataaactatccaccaaaaagatctcaaggtTTTTTATTTATTGTCTCCGTTtttcgcataatatttttttatgaacgcacgagtaccataggcagcaaatcagagaccccatccatcgcctcccccacttccaaggtttcgtagagcaggaggggaagggaagaggcgagcatacctgttcgttgccggagaaggacacgacgaagacctaggcatctggaggcgacatgggtagtataccgctagatacatatatggagagagcacgcaagcggggAAAGAAGCCCAgtcggagcagctccaaaccgagaggcacccgcaccaggcgtcagtccgagaagagcgagagaatgcgagtgtcttctCAACCCTGGACCCACCAAAGCGACACAACAACACCACCAACTCTATAGCATATGCCGACTGTTGCCACGCTATgtgccttggttgtccaatatctcagacctggactcctcatcaccaagataacctaagcgtggcaggtgtcaccatgtcctcctcgacgacACGCAcagagaaaggccaggagcatgaccgactcgtccagtacccgcgtcgacgagcgtcggtcggctcgcggctgcgactgtgggcagcaggttggggaggaagaataggacgaaggccgggaagacgaacAGGGCATCCGACGatggcgaaaacgatggtgcgcgcatgatatgaaacgtcctcgtggacatGCAATAGCCACTACgcgagtcggtgtcggggctggtgtcggacgaatacggggaggaggcgcctgctcttacaccctctgccgagaatggggtggcgcggaggtggaggcatgaggggagagagaaaaaaagcaGGATGGTGAACGAGGTGGTGACAACTGAGGTATAGATGGTCAAATAGGTCGTATCTGGCGAGCCGCCCCAAGGCAcaacccatttaatagtgtctgggCCAACCCAGCACGAGCGTCGTGCGGTACTTGGGTCGTAGCATCGACCCGTAGTGCTGACCCGAcatgattatttttttattttacaaaaaaaatcatatatatacatatgtacaatttatattcaatattacaaacatctgagcatgatgttctatttATTAGACAACTTCGTCCAGTGTCTCCCACCCTTCTTCTATGAGGGTGTGGGTTCAAACACCATCTCCTGCaccgtttttaacattttacgctgatttaatcaaatggctcGACTCTCCCACCCTTCTTCTATGagggtgtgggttcaaaccccatctcctgcaccgctttttaacattttacgctgatttaatcaaatggcccGACGGACTGGCCCAGCACGGTCAGAAGCCCGATGTGCCGTGcctacattttacgctgatttaatcaaatgaccCGATGcctacattttacgctgatttaatcaaatggcccGACGGACTGGCCCGGCACGGTCAGCAGCCCGGTGTGCCGTGCCTGCGGCGTCGGACCTAGCGGGCCCGTGCGCAGAGGGAACCGACGGGTTAATTTTAAAtagatgtgaggggttatttgtaaaaatgaCACGGAACAACCGTTGAaattggtgctttaagtatagtatagatttaATGAGAGAGCTACTGCGCTATAGTTTTAGGCATTATTTTTATATTTTACTATAAGTTATTGTTTGCATAAGGAATATGTACaattggtgctttaagtatagtatagatttaATGAGAGAGCTACTGCTCTATAGTTTTAGGCATTATTTTTACATTTAGAGCGTAATCTTTATAAAAAAATAAATACATAGTCAAATAAAGAGCTAAAAATAAAGAGTCTTTGAAGATGCTAATTGTGCCTGTTTTCTAGAAACTGATGTTTTCTAGAAACGGATGATGCTTGTCATCTATCTAGTTTGGCTAGTCAGAGTGGTTAGCCAAGTTTGATTAGTTAGGGAGTCAATTTAAAGAGTCGGATAGCTTTGAGTCAGATGACTAGTCTGTTGAGAGTTATTTTACTGTTGAGTAGCCAAAATTTGACTTGACGAACCATTTGACTAGTCTCTTGGAGATGTTAAGCAGAATCGCTTTCTACAAAATCTGCATCTGAAACTTTAACTGTGCAGATACTTTTGGGTTATCAATTAAAGAGAAGAACATGGCAACTGAAGCTTCTCCAGCTTACACCTGATTCCAAACAACAATTGAACTGTTTTTCCTATTGACATACATTTAGCACAATGTGTATACTAATACATTTGACGGTCGATACAGATTTTTTTATTTACAAGATATACAGGGAACCCTCCCATGTCTAACATGTATCAGCTTTCAGCAATCAGAATTAGTAATGACCTGACGAAATTATAGCGCACAATTTGAAAGATATTAAAAATTGCAAGTAAGAATATTCCTCACAGAATCCAAATGTTCTCGCCATAAGCACCGGAATTTAATTTAATTCTACATCAATAAAGAGCAACAAATAGACAAATCCACATCGAATGCAACGATGATTCAGAAAAAGGAAATACGATATAGAGTACAACGAGCCAAGGAAGTCATCATATATATTACTCAATATTGAGATGGGCACAAGAGACCAGAAGACAAGATTGAGGACTACTCCTTGAACGACAATACAGTTTCAAAGGCCCCCACCAAGGCCTTCACCCGGCTCTTCCTCTCCAGCAGGAGCTTGCTTTTGGTTTCCTCAATCACGTCATTGCCCTTTGGATCATCCTTCCTCCATACCTGAGCCACTTCAGTCTTCGGCACTGTCTTATCCACACTCCGGTCAGCCTTCTTCTCAACAATCCCACATTCATATATAGTCTTGACACCACCATTGTCATCTTGCCCTCCATTATGAATCTCATTAGCTCCTGCATCTACTTTCTCTTCAGAGAAATGACCCTCGGATTTCTCATCGTCTTTGAGTACATGTTCTGGTTCATTGAAAGATGGCTCATGCTGATCAGGTACAGTCATCTCCATGGATTTCAGATCAACTGGGTCGGGGAGCTCCTTGTGCAAGTGCTCTTCTATAGACGTGGTGGTGTTTATGCACTCAGTTCCCTTAATCTGCATTGATGGGTCCTTATGTTTCTCCTTCCTGGCTGAAGATGCCCCCATTGCCTTCTGAGAAACACTTTTAGCCTTTGAGTTGGTAGTAGCACCATTAACAGTATCCAATCTCTTCCTTGCAGCTGCACCAGGTGACTGTGCGGTAGACAGTGGCTGAACTTTGTCTCCTTGAGCAGCACCTGGCAACATGACCCTCTGACTGCTAGGTTTCAGTGATGCTGCCGCTTTGCAACTGTCAGAACTAGGCCTTGGAGATGGCTTACTCCTCGGCAAGGTGGATGGCGATGCCTTAGCTGCCGGCACAGCAAGCACTGGAGGCCGCTGCAAGGTGGTGCTGACCTTGTCGGATTTCTCCTTTGCCAGTGTAGGTTTTGAGGCTGCAGATGGGAATGGCTGGGCCTTGGTGCCCTGGATGGAAGAGCCCATGGTCCGTGATGAGATGGACCTACCAGCGTTGAACAATGATGAATGATGCACGTCTGTGGAGCCAGAGGCAGACACAGACGGCGACGATGAGCCAAATTTGCGGTGCGCGGAACTCGGTACAGACCGAGCCCGCCTAGCACCATATCCGTGCCCAGAGGACTCACTGCTGGACGACATGAGGTTGGGTGACGTCCTGCCTCTGCTAGGATTGGGGGGATCCTTCTTGGATGTCGCCATTGTTTCACAGTTGCGCCTGGCTTAGATCAGCTGTACAAGAAACAACACAACAACAAATCAGCTGGGCCTAACCGCCTAAAGCTTCCGACTGCATATAAACAGAATCAAGAACCTGAAACACGTAGGCAGATCTTGTGTACACAAGGATGCCTCAAGTTGAGAGAAAAGGGAATGCAATGAAGAAATGGTGGTGAGACATCAAAGTCAGTGGCTCCAGCAAAAGGAGGAAGGAAACAAAGAGACCCGAAAAAGAAGCATATCTCAACGGATTTGAAGTTAAAATATGGTGGCGCAGGCTACAATCCAATCC harbors:
- the LOC100192811 gene encoding uncharacterized protein LOC100192811 is translated as MATSKKDPPNPSRGRTSPNLMSSSSESSGHGYGARRARSVPSSAHRKFGSSSPSVSASGSTDVHHSSLFNAGRSISSRTMGSSIQGTKAQPFPSAASKPTLAKEKSDKVSTTLQRPPVLAVPAAKASPSTLPRSKPSPRPSSDSCKAAASLKPSSQRVMLPGAAQGDKVQPLSTAQSPGAAARKRLDTVNGATTNSKAKSVSQKAMGASSARKEKHKDPSMQIKGTECINTTTSIEEHLHKELPDPVDLKSMEMTVPDQHEPSFNEPEHVLKDDEKSEGHFSEEKVDAGANEIHNGGQDDNGGVKTIYECGIVEKKADRSVDKTVPKTEVAQVWRKDDPKGNDVIEETKSKLLLERKSRVKALVGAFETVLSFKE